CACCGCGGCGCAATTCGTAGATGACGTTCTGCGTACCGCCGGACAGGAAGCGCGCGGTCAGCGGTTCGCCCTTGCCGGGGAGTGCCGCGCCGTCCATCCACTCGCCGAGGCGCGTGGTGTCGATCTGCGGTGCGCTCACAGGTTGCCCACCTCGTTCTCAAGGTAGGCAGCAAGTTTGGCCCTCGCGGCCTCGCGCTTGCGGGGGATCCACTCGGTGGGCCACGTGTCCTCGGTGGGCCGGTAGTCGCGCAGTACCTGTTTGGCCACCGTGGTCTTGTGCACCTCGGTGGGACCGTCGGCAAGGCCCATGACGGCCGCGCCGGTGACCATGCCGAGGAACGGCATCTCGTTGGTGACGCCGAGGGCCCCGTGCACCTGCATCGCGCGCCACGCGATGTCGTGCAGCACGGTCGGCATGACGACCTTGACCGCGGCGATGTCCTTGCGGACCTTTTTGTAGTCGTTGTACTTGTCGATCTCCCACGCGGTGTAGAGCACCATCAGCCGGAACTGCAGTAGTTGTGCATACGAGTCGGCGATGTAGCCCTGCACGAACTGCTTGTCGGACAACCGGCTCCCCTGCGTCTGACGGCTCAGTGCGCGCTCGCACATCATGTCGAGTGCCTTGCGCGCCAGCCCGATGGTGCGCATGGCGTGGTGGATCCGCCCGCCGCCGAGGCGGGTCTGCGCGATGACGAACGCCTGTCCCTCGCCGCCCAGCAGCGCATCGTGGGGCACGCGCACATTGTCGTAGTGGATCAACGCGTGTGATCCCTCGTTGTCGCGCTCGCCGTGCAGTCCGATGTTGCGCACGATCTCGACGCCGGGGGTGTCGGTGGGCACCAGGAACATCGACATGCCCTGATAGGCGCTGACGTCGGGATCGGTCACGACCATGACGATGAGAAACGACGCGGTGGCGGCGTTGGAGGAAAAGAACTTCCAGCCGTTGATCACCCAATCGTCACCATCGCGCACGGCGCGCGTGGTGAACAGGGTGGGGTCCGCACCGGCGTGTGGTTCGGTCATCGAATAGCTCGAGAACAACTCTCCATCGAGCAGTGGCCGCAGGTACCGCTCCTTCTGCTCGTCGGTGCCGTAGTGCGCGATGATCTCGGCATTTCCGGTGTCGGGTGCCTGACAGCCGAACACGATGGGCGCCCACTGCGACCGCCCCAGGATCTCGTTGAGCAGCGCCAGTTTCAGCTGCCCGTACCCTTGACCACCGAGGTCGGGGCCCAGATGCGTGGCCCACAGGCCTTTTCGGCGGACCTCGTCCTTCAGCGGGTCGACGGCGTCTCGTCGTCTGCCTTCGAGGGGGACGAACTGCCGGTGTGGCCATACCAGGTCGAGTGGTTCGACCTTCTCCCGGACGAACTCGTCGGCCCAGTCCAGCACCTCCTGGTATTCGGGGTCGGTCTCGAAATCCCACGCCATCATGGCCTCCTCGTCGTTGAGGTGTCGGTCCGGTCGAATCCCGCGACCAGCGCCGCGATGTCGCGGGTCACGACGTCGGCGAACGACCGCCCGCCGTAGCTCCCCGCGGCCCAGTGCCGTACGCCGGCGCTGACGAGAACCTGCGCGAGCCGCGACAGATGCGCGACGTCGACGTGGGCGGCTAGCTTGCCGTCGGCCTGCGCCGTGGCGAACAACTGGCCGAACATGTCGGCGTCCACCTCGTCGGCATCGGCTTCGCCCGCGAGGATCCGGTGTTCGTGCCGGTAGCCCTCCAGCACGGTCTCCACGATCAGCTCCGGCGGGTTGCGTGCCATCGACCGCTCCAGGCTGCGCAGCGCCTCGGCGACGACGTCCACCACCTCATAGTCGCCCCGCAGCAGCGATCGCACGCGGTTCTGGGCGGATCGGGTGGACAGCAGTCCCACCTCGAACAGCACGTCCTCTTTGGCCGGGAAATAAAAGTAGAACAGTGCGCGGGACACTCCGGCGGCCCGGCAGATGTCGGCGACGGTGGTCTTGGCGTAACCGTTGGTGCGCCACAACGCCATCGCGGCCTGGACCAGCGCGCGTTTGGTCTCGTGGGATCGCGCGCGTCGGTACGACGTCCGACGCTGACCACTGTCAGGTGAGGTTGCCGTATTCGTTGTCGGCATATCCGCACATTAGCAGCGCATTTCGTGCATGAGAACAGTTGACGCGTGTACAACCAGCTCGATCGGGCCGACGGCAGGGCGGCTTGTCGAGAGGCCCGGCGTTGACGCGTCAAGCGCGCTGTGGAAATCTAATGTTCAAAGATGAGAGGCACATTCTCATTCGGGCGCGAACGGGAGCAGCACTGATGGCGATCGACCCCACCGGAATCGATTTCTTCCGTGATGAGCGCTTGGTCGACAACCCGTACCCGTTTTTCGCGGCCCTGCGCGACCAATGTCCGGTGAGCCGCGAGGACCACTACAACGTGACGATGGTGACCGGCTGGGACGAGGCGGTCCAGGTCTACAACGACGAGGAGACATTCTCGTCGTGCATCTCGGTCACCGGACCGTTCCCGGGCTTCCCGGTGTCGCTGGAGGGGCGGAGCCCCGAAGAGGTGACCGCGCTGATCGAGAAGCACCGCGACGAACTGCCGTTCAGCGATCAGTTGCCGACGCTCGACCCGCCGACCCACACCAACCATCGCTCGCTGCTCATGCGGCTGATCACCCCCAAGCGCCTCAAGGAGAACGAGGATGCGATGTGGCGGCTGGCCGACGAGGTGCTCGACGGATATCTCGCACCCGGCAAGGGGGAGTTCATCAGAGGTTTTGCGGGCCCGTTCACGCTGTTGGTGATCGCCGACCTGCTGGGCATCCCCGACGAGGACCGCGACACGTTCGTCAACGGCATCAAGCAGCACTCCGGCGGTGGCGTCGGCAGCACCAGCAAGGAGTCGCTGGCGCACAGTCCGCTGGAGTTCCTGTACGGCCAGTTCGCCGATTACGCGACCGACCGTCGCGCCAACCCGCGCGACGACGTGCTGACCGGCCTGGCCACCGCCACCTTCCCGGACGGCACGCTGCCCGACGTCGGCGACGTGGCGCGCGTGGCCACCAACGTGTTCTCGGCCGGCCAGGAGACCACCGTCCGGTTGCTGAGCACCGCGCTCAAGATCCTGGGGGAACAGCCCGAGATCCAGCGGCGGCTGCGCGAAGACCGCAGCCTGATACCGAATTTCATCGAGGAGGCCCTGCGGATCGAGAGCCCGGTCAAGGGTGACTTCCGGCTGTCGCGGTGCCCCGTGACCATCGGGGACACCGAGCTCGGCGCGGGCACCACGGTGATGGTGCTCAACGGCGCGGCCAACCGCGACCCACGGCGCTTCGAGGACCCGGACACATTCGACCCCGCCCGCAAGAACGCCCGCCAGCATCTGGCGTTCGGCCGCGGCATCCACAGCTGCCCGGGTGCGCCCCTGGCGCGTGCCGAGACGCGGGTCGGCCTCGAGCGGCTTCTCGACCGCACCACCGACATCCGGATCGCCGACGCCGCGCACGGTCCGGCCGGCGAGCGACGCTACACCTACATCCCGACGTTCATCCTGCGTGGTCTCACCGAGCTGCACCTGGAGTTCGACACCTGATGCGGGTCAGCGTTGACGAGGACCGTTGTGCCGGCCACGGCATGTGCCTGACGCTGTGCCCCGAGGTCTTCGAGATGTCAGACGATGGTTGGGCGGTCGCCGATGCTGGTGAGGTCCCCGCCGAGCTCGAAGGCGCCGCCCGCGAGGCGATACAGAACTGCCCGGAACGAGCGATCAGCGAGATCGCGGACTAGAGAAGAGGATTCGCGGTGGCAACAGCCAAGGGCTATGTGATCATCACCGAAGACATCAAGGACCCGGCCGGCATGGCCGAGTACGCGAAGGCCGCGGGCCCCACCATGGCCGGGGCGACGATTCTCGCGGTGGACCAGAAGGCCGAGGTGGTCGAAGGTACCTGGCACGGCACCCAGACCGTGGTGTTGGAGTTCCCGTCGGTCGAGGCCGCGCGCGAGTGGTATTTCTCCGACGCCTACCAGAACGCCGCCAAGATCCGGCAGAGCGTCGCCGAGTGCAACGGGGTCATCCTCTCGGGCTTCCCGTCCTGAGCGGGATCGGGCCGTGCGCTACAGCATCACGCACCCGATGCACAGCCACCCCTACCATCCGGACCTCGTGAGCGGGTCCGGTGTGGTGGAGGTGGCGGCCGCGGCCGAGGCCGCGGGGTTTCACGGATTCGGCTTCACCGACCACCCTGCGCCGTCGCAACGCTGGCTGGACGCCGGAGGTCACGACGCACTCGACCCGTTCGTGGCGATGGCGTACGCCGCCGCGCGGACCACCACGCTGCGTCTGGTGCCCAACATCGTGGTGCTGCCGTACCGGAACCCGTTCGTGGTGGCCAAATCCGGCGCGACGCTCGACCTGCTCTCGGGTGGCCGGTTCACGCTGGCCGTCGGCGTCGGCTACCTCAAACGTGAGTTCGCCGCACTCGGGGTGGGTTTCGACGAGCGCACCGAACTGTTCGACGAGGCCCTCGACGTCATCCGTGGGATCTGGACCACCGATGACTTCAGCTATGTGGGTAGGCATTTCAGTGCCAAGGGCATCACCGCGCATCCCCGGCCGGTGAACCCGCCCCCGATCTGGATCGGCGGCAACACGGCGGCCGCGAGGGCGCGGGTGGCCAGGCATGGAGACGGCTGGTGCCCGTTCGCCGCGCCGCCCGGACTCGCACACACGGCCGGGACCGCCGCGCTCGACTCGATCGATCGGCTCGCGGCCGGCATCGAGGATCTGCGTGTCCGACTGGCTGCCGCCGGTCGTGACCCGTCGTCGATCGACATCGTGTTCAACAACTTCCACGGTGGCAACCCCGGTGACGACGGCTTCGACGCCGACGCCTACCTCGAGGGCGTCGACGCGCTCGCGGCGCTCGGCGTCACCTGGCTGCATGTGACGATCCCGGGTGACAGTCTCGCGCACGCACTCGAAACCGTGGAGCGCTTCGGCAAAACGGTGATCGGCCCGAACTGACGAACGGCCTCTCCGGCGTCGGCGCACTCACTCTTCGTCGATCGAGATCGCCTGCCGCGGGCACTGCCGCACGGCTTCCCGGACGCGCGCCTCGTTCTCCGGGGTCACCTCATCGCAGAGCACGTGCAGACAGTCCTCTTCGTCGAGGTCGAAGACCTCGGGGATGACGCCCATGCAGACACCGTTGCTCTCGCACAATCCGAAGTCGACGTGGATCTTGCGTGCCGTCTTCTGCACCATCAGCGCAACACCCTCACCGGCACATGGGAGTAGCCCGCGACGTTCTGCATGTGGACACGCCGCAGGCCGTCCCACTCGATCTCGTACCGCGGCATGAAATCGAGCAGTCTGTCCAGTGCGATCGTGCTCTCCAGGCGGGCCAGCGCGGCCCCGAGGCAACTGTGGATGCCGTAGCCGAGACCGAGGTTCTGTGCCTCGGTGCGGTCACGGTCGATGTCGAAGACGTCGGGATCGGTCCACACGCGCTCGTCGCGGTTGGCCGACGCCTTGAGCAGGAACACCGGTTTACCCGCGGGGATCGTGCCGCTGGGTACGTGGGCCTCCTTGAGCGTGTAGCGCACGTTGTACTGCACCGGACCCTCGTAGCGGAGCAGCTCCTCGACCGCGGCCGGAACCTTGCTGCGATCGTCGAGGAGCTTTCGCCACTGTTCGGGGAACTTCGCGAACGTCACCATGGCAGTGCCGATCAGCTTGGTGACGGTCTCGGCGCCCGCCCCACCCAGAAGTGTTGCGAAACCGGTGATCTCGACATCGTCGAGGCGGCGCATCTCGCCGTTCTCGCCGGGGATCTCGGCCGCGATCAACCGGCTGATCATGTCGTCCTGCGGATCCTCGCGGCGCTTCTGCACGAGCGAGTAGTAGTACATCGCGGTGTCGATGTTCGCCTTGACGCCGGCCTCTGAGTAGGCGACCTGGCCGGGTTCGCGCGACAGGCTCGTGTCGATCCAGTGCCGCACCTGCTGACGGTATTCGGGTTCGACGCCGGCCATCCGGGTGATCACCTCGACGGGGAACGGGCCCGAGAAGTCCTGCACGACGTCGAACTCGTCGGAGTCGATCCGGCCGAGGTGGTACTCGACCTGTTCGGCGACGGTGTCGCGCTGCGCCTGGACGGCTCGTGGCGTGAACGCCTTGTTGAGCAGGCTGCGCATGTGCCGGTGCTCGGGCGGATCCATGAAGATGATCGACTTCTGCGGCGGTTCGTCGCCCTTCACCATCGCCAGATCGCACCCCCGCGATGACGAGAACGCCTCATGGTCCTTCAAGGCGGCCGCGACGTCCTCATGGCGGGACAGTGCGTAGAAATCCTGTTCGGAGTCGTAGTACAGCGGGGCTTCTTCGCGCATCTGCCGGTAGATGTCGAACGGGTTCTCGAAGTACTGCTCGGAGAATGGGTCGAATGTCACCGTCGGCCTGTTGTCAGGCTTCATCGTTGG
This genomic window from Mycolicibacterium goodii contains:
- a CDS encoding cytochrome P450, translated to MAIDPTGIDFFRDERLVDNPYPFFAALRDQCPVSREDHYNVTMVTGWDEAVQVYNDEETFSSCISVTGPFPGFPVSLEGRSPEEVTALIEKHRDELPFSDQLPTLDPPTHTNHRSLLMRLITPKRLKENEDAMWRLADEVLDGYLAPGKGEFIRGFAGPFTLLVIADLLGIPDEDRDTFVNGIKQHSGGGVGSTSKESLAHSPLEFLYGQFADYATDRRANPRDDVLTGLATATFPDGTLPDVGDVARVATNVFSAGQETTVRLLSTALKILGEQPEIQRRLREDRSLIPNFIEEALRIESPVKGDFRLSRCPVTIGDTELGAGTTVMVLNGAANRDPRRFEDPDTFDPARKNARQHLAFGRGIHSCPGAPLARAETRVGLERLLDRTTDIRIADAAHGPAGERRYTYIPTFILRGLTELHLEFDT
- a CDS encoding ferredoxin, with the translated sequence MRVSVDEDRCAGHGMCLTLCPEVFEMSDDGWAVADAGEVPAELEGAAREAIQNCPERAISEIAD
- a CDS encoding TetR/AcrR family transcriptional regulator, with translation MPTTNTATSPDSGQRRTSYRRARSHETKRALVQAAMALWRTNGYAKTTVADICRAAGVSRALFYFYFPAKEDVLFEVGLLSTRSAQNRVRSLLRGDYEVVDVVAEALRSLERSMARNPPELIVETVLEGYRHEHRILAGEADADEVDADMFGQLFATAQADGKLAAHVDVAHLSRLAQVLVSAGVRHWAAGSYGGRSFADVVTRDIAALVAGFDRTDTSTTRRP
- a CDS encoding acyl-CoA dehydrogenase family protein; this encodes MAWDFETDPEYQEVLDWADEFVREKVEPLDLVWPHRQFVPLEGRRRDAVDPLKDEVRRKGLWATHLGPDLGGQGYGQLKLALLNEILGRSQWAPIVFGCQAPDTGNAEIIAHYGTDEQKERYLRPLLDGELFSSYSMTEPHAGADPTLFTTRAVRDGDDWVINGWKFFSSNAATASFLIVMVVTDPDVSAYQGMSMFLVPTDTPGVEIVRNIGLHGERDNEGSHALIHYDNVRVPHDALLGGEGQAFVIAQTRLGGGRIHHAMRTIGLARKALDMMCERALSRQTQGSRLSDKQFVQGYIADSYAQLLQFRLMVLYTAWEIDKYNDYKKVRKDIAAVKVVMPTVLHDIAWRAMQVHGALGVTNEMPFLGMVTGAAVMGLADGPTEVHKTTVAKQVLRDYRPTEDTWPTEWIPRKREAARAKLAAYLENEVGNL
- a CDS encoding DUF1330 domain-containing protein → MATAKGYVIITEDIKDPAGMAEYAKAAGPTMAGATILAVDQKAEVVEGTWHGTQTVVLEFPSVEAAREWYFSDAYQNAAKIRQSVAECNGVILSGFPS
- a CDS encoding cytochrome P450 — translated: MTNPTMKPDNRPTVTFDPFSEQYFENPFDIYRQMREEAPLYYDSEQDFYALSRHEDVAAALKDHEAFSSSRGCDLAMVKGDEPPQKSIIFMDPPEHRHMRSLLNKAFTPRAVQAQRDTVAEQVEYHLGRIDSDEFDVVQDFSGPFPVEVITRMAGVEPEYRQQVRHWIDTSLSREPGQVAYSEAGVKANIDTAMYYYSLVQKRREDPQDDMISRLIAAEIPGENGEMRRLDDVEITGFATLLGGAGAETVTKLIGTAMVTFAKFPEQWRKLLDDRSKVPAAVEELLRYEGPVQYNVRYTLKEAHVPSGTIPAGKPVFLLKASANRDERVWTDPDVFDIDRDRTEAQNLGLGYGIHSCLGAALARLESTIALDRLLDFMPRYEIEWDGLRRVHMQNVAGYSHVPVRVLR
- a CDS encoding ferredoxin — encoded protein: MVQKTARKIHVDFGLCESNGVCMGVIPEVFDLDEEDCLHVLCDEVTPENEARVREAVRQCPRQAISIDEE
- a CDS encoding LLM class F420-dependent oxidoreductase — protein: MRYSITHPMHSHPYHPDLVSGSGVVEVAAAAEAAGFHGFGFTDHPAPSQRWLDAGGHDALDPFVAMAYAAARTTTLRLVPNIVVLPYRNPFVVAKSGATLDLLSGGRFTLAVGVGYLKREFAALGVGFDERTELFDEALDVIRGIWTTDDFSYVGRHFSAKGITAHPRPVNPPPIWIGGNTAAARARVARHGDGWCPFAAPPGLAHTAGTAALDSIDRLAAGIEDLRVRLAAAGRDPSSIDIVFNNFHGGNPGDDGFDADAYLEGVDALAALGVTWLHVTIPGDSLAHALETVERFGKTVIGPN